Sequence from the Exiguobacterium aurantiacum genome:
AAGATGCAAACGAAGGAATCGTGTAATCGAACAGTCCCTCTAGCTCAGATGAGCCAGAGGGACTTTTTGGTTAGATGTGACTTTTGATTGACAGTGACTCCTCTATTCAGTATATTATTACTGTATAACAACGTGGCGGTGTAGCTCAGCTGGCTAGAGCGTACGGTTCATACCCGTGAGGTCGTGGGTTCGACTCCCTCCGCCGCTACCAATTAGGACCCTTAGCTCAGCTGGTTAGAGCAGACGGCTCATAACCGTCCGGTCGTAGGTTCAAGTCCTACAGGGTCCATTTGTGACAGCTTTCGATTGAAAGCTGTTTTTTTGTTTTCATTTTTAGTTTTCAAATCCGAAGTCATGGGTAAATATCCGTTAGCATTTTGTTTTTTGAAAAATATGAAATGAGGCGAAGCGAGATGGAACGAAATCATACGATGATGCAATTTTTTGAATGGCACGTCCCGGCTGACCAGAAACATTGGAAGCGATTGAAAGAACGAGCTTCTGAATTGAAGGAAGTCGGAATTACCGCATTATGGTTGCCACCTGTCACGAAAGGACAGAGCGACGAGGATACGGGATATGGCGTGTACGATTTGTATGATTTAGGTGAGTTTGATCAAAAAGGAACGGTCGCGACCAAATACGGCACAAAACAAGAGTTGCTCGAGGCGACAAAGCATGCCCAAGAACTTGGCATGCAAGTCTATATGGACGTCGTCTTAAACCATAAAGCGGGTGCAGATGCGACCGAGAAGTTTGATGTCCTCGAAGTCGACCCGGAAGATCGCACGAAAGTGCTATCGGAAGAACCGTTCGAGATTGAAGGGTGGACCAAGTTCGATTTCGAAGGTCGGAACGATAAGCATTCTTCTTTCAAATGGAACTTCCACCATTTCAACGGGACGGACTATAACGCTGCGAACGACCATAGCGGTATCTTCTTCATTCTTGGTGAAAACAAGAAATGGAACGACAACGTCGACGATGAGTTTGGTGTCTATGACTATTTGATGTTCGCCAATATCGATTACCACCACCCAGAAGTGCGAGACGAAGTGCTCAGCTGGGGCAAGTGGTTCATCGAGGAGACGAAATGTGACGGGTTCCGACTCGATGCGATCAAACATATCAACTATGACTTCGTCAAAGAGTTCAGCGAGACGATGAAAGCCGAAAAAGGCGAAAACTTCTATTTGGTCGGTGAGTTTTGGAAATCGGAGCTCGAAGCGTGCCGTGAGTTCCTCGACAACATTGATTATCATGTCGATTTGTTCGACGTGCCGCTCCATTACAATCTGCAACGCGCCTCAACGGAAGGGGAATCGTTCGATATGCGGACGATCTTTGACGACACGCTCGTCCAGTCCCACCCGCTCCACTCGGTGACGTTCGTCGATAACCACGATTCGCAACCGGCGGAAGCGCTCGAGTCATGGGTCGAAGATTGGTTCAAACAAATCGCTTACGGCTTGATCTTGCTTCGCCAAGACGGTTACCCATGTGTGTTCTACGGTGACTATTACGGCATCAACGGTCCGCATCCGGCCGAAGGGAAAAAGCCGGCGATTGATCCCCTCCTTTATGCTCGCCGTGAAAAAGCGTACGGACAACAAGACGACTATTTCGATGATGAACACGTCATCGGTTGGGTCCGTTGTGGTGTCGAGGAGATTGAACGTTCTGGTTGTGCCGTCCTTATCTCGAACAGTGAAGCGGCCGAGAAAACGATGTTCGTCGGCGAACACCGTGCCGGTGAGAAATGGGTCGACTTGACGCAGACCGTCGATGAGATCGTTGAGATTGACGAAGATGGAAATGGGGTATTTAAAGTGGCGGCAGGGTCGATTTCTGTTTGGGCGTTGCCGGAACAAGACGTCGAGTGAGGCATTACAATTGAGTCAGCCGTCACAAATCTGTTACATTTAAAACGAACGTTGTTCAAACCAATTTTAAGGGGGATTTTAGTTATGGCTAAATTTGAATTACCACAACTTGATTACGCATACGATGCACTTGAACCACACATTGACGCACGCACGATGGAAATCCACCACACGAAACACCACAACACTTACGTCACGAACGTAAACAATGCACTCGAAGGAAAAGATGTGAACTACTCTTCACTCGAAGAGTTGCTTCAAAACCTCGATTCACTTCCTGCTGACATTCAAACAGCGGTTCGTAACAATGGTGGCGGTCACTGGAACCACTCGTTCTTCTGGAAATTGTTGAAGAAAAACGAGAACGGCGCACCGACAGGCGAACTCGCGTCAGCCATCGATGAAGCATTCGGCAGCTTTGATGCTTTCAAAGATGAGTTCGCGAAAGCAGCGACAACTCGCTTCGGCTCTGGTTGGGCTTGGCTTGTCGTCAAAAACGGTAAGCTCGAAGTTACGTCGACGCCAAACCAAGACTCACCGATCATGGAAGGCGTTCAGCCGATCCTCGGTCTTGACGTCTGGGAGCATGCGTACTACTTGAACTACCAAAACCGTCGTCCGGATTACATCCAAGCGTTCTTCCATGTCATCGACTGGGATTACGTCGCGAAGCTCTACGCGGACGCAAAATAATGACACTGTCCCGGGATTCCAATGAATCTCGGGATTTTTTCTACATTTCATTAATTTGTAAACAAATTATGATATAGTGAAAATCGAGTCTAAAAATAGAAACATCATCGACATATATGTCACCTATACTTATAGAAGAAACGAATCAGGAAGGAGACAACTGAATTGGCCAGACACCGTGTGAAAGTGCCGAAAAAACGGCGCAATCATCTGCCCTTGCGACTGAACTTATTGTTCTTTATCGTCTTTATTTTATTCGCGACGCTCATTTTTCGTTTAGGCGTCGTTCAAATCGTCAATGGTGAGTTAATCGCCCGTGAAGTGCAAAAGACGGAATCGAGTAAAATCAAATACGAGGTGCCGCGTGGTAAGATTTACGACCGTAACGGTCAAGTGCTCGCCGATACGATCTCAAACTACTCGGTCATGTATCGCCGTTCGCAAGTGACGAAGACGGAAGAGCGGCTTGATGTCGCCATCAAGCTCGCTGACATCGTCGACGTCCCGGAGAAGGACCGCAAAGTGACCGAGCGGGACCGCAAGGATTATTGGATTGCCATCGATCCAGAGCGCTCGCAAGAACGCGTCCAAAAGCTATTGGCCGATCTCCCGGAAGAAGAGCGGGCCGCCTTGTCGAACCAAGACGTCGACCAATTGTTGCTCGATTCGATCACAGACGCAGAAATCACGTTCGATGATGCGACCGAGGAAATCATCGCCATCAAACATAATATGGAGTCGGGCTACGCCCTCGACCCGCAAGTCATCAAGATCGGAGCGACGCCAAAAGAGATGGCGTTGATCGAAGAAAACTTGGAACTGCTCCCTGGTGTCAGTGTCGAGCCGTATTACCAACGGGACTACCCGTTCGGCGAGACGTTCCAAAGCTTTCTCGGAAGCTATCGTCAAATCCCGGCCGAGCAGCGCGCCTCGTATCAAGCGAAAGGGTACGGCTTAAACGACCGTGTCGGCACGTCTTATCTTGAACAACAATATGAAGAGATTCTTCGCGGCACCCCGGCCTACGACGTCTTCACGACGTACAAGGGCGAACCGGTCGGAGAACCGACCCGCGTCAGCGGTAACCCAGGGAAAGATATCATCTTGTCGACGGACATCGAATTCCAAAAAGAAATCGATGAGATTTTGAAGAAAGCGATTCGTGCCGGACGTTCGGGCAGCCCGCACTTTGACCGTGCCTTCGCCGTCGTCATGAACCCGCAAACGGGTGAATTGCTCGCCCTCTCGGGACAAGAGCTCGACTATGAAACGAACGAATTCAAAGACGTCTCGACCGGGACGGTTCTGCGGGCGAGTCAAATCGGCTCGACGATCAAGGGAGCGACGGTCGCGTTCGGACTTGAAGAAGAAGTCATCCAACCGGGTGAATATATTTACGACACGCCGATCCGCATCGGTTCGTCACTCAAGTCGTCGTACCGGAACATGGGGAACATCAACGACCTTGATGCCCTTGCCTTGTCATCGAACATCTATATGTTCCAAATCGCCTTGCGGCTCGCCGATTACTACTCGACCGGCCAAATCGTCGGGGAAAACGTGACCGAGGCGTTCAATACGATGGAGCATTACTATAAACAGTTCGGACTCGGAATCGAGACAGGGATTGATCTTCCGTATGAATCAATCGGATTCCGTAGCGTACCGGACCGTGTCACGCTCCTCATGGACATGTCGATTGGTCAGTTCATCTCGTACACGCCGATTCAGTTGGCGCAGTATACGTCGACGCTTGCAAACGGCGGCTACCGGATTCAACCGCATCTTTTGAAAGAAATCATCGAACCTGGCTCGCTTGACGAATCGAACAAGCAAGTCGTCAGTACGTTCCAACCGAACGCGCTCAATAAAGTCGATAT
This genomic interval carries:
- a CDS encoding alpha-amylase codes for the protein MERNHTMMQFFEWHVPADQKHWKRLKERASELKEVGITALWLPPVTKGQSDEDTGYGVYDLYDLGEFDQKGTVATKYGTKQELLEATKHAQELGMQVYMDVVLNHKAGADATEKFDVLEVDPEDRTKVLSEEPFEIEGWTKFDFEGRNDKHSSFKWNFHHFNGTDYNAANDHSGIFFILGENKKWNDNVDDEFGVYDYLMFANIDYHHPEVRDEVLSWGKWFIEETKCDGFRLDAIKHINYDFVKEFSETMKAEKGENFYLVGEFWKSELEACREFLDNIDYHVDLFDVPLHYNLQRASTEGESFDMRTIFDDTLVQSHPLHSVTFVDNHDSQPAEALESWVEDWFKQIAYGLILLRQDGYPCVFYGDYYGINGPHPAEGKKPAIDPLLYARREKAYGQQDDYFDDEHVIGWVRCGVEEIERSGCAVLISNSEAAEKTMFVGEHRAGEKWVDLTQTVDEIVEIDEDGNGVFKVAAGSISVWALPEQDVE
- a CDS encoding superoxide dismutase — its product is MAKFELPQLDYAYDALEPHIDARTMEIHHTKHHNTYVTNVNNALEGKDVNYSSLEELLQNLDSLPADIQTAVRNNGGGHWNHSFFWKLLKKNENGAPTGELASAIDEAFGSFDAFKDEFAKAATTRFGSGWAWLVVKNGKLEVTSTPNQDSPIMEGVQPILGLDVWEHAYYLNYQNRRPDYIQAFFHVIDWDYVAKLYADAK
- a CDS encoding peptidoglycan D,D-transpeptidase FtsI family protein, producing MARHRVKVPKKRRNHLPLRLNLLFFIVFILFATLIFRLGVVQIVNGELIAREVQKTESSKIKYEVPRGKIYDRNGQVLADTISNYSVMYRRSQVTKTEERLDVAIKLADIVDVPEKDRKVTERDRKDYWIAIDPERSQERVQKLLADLPEEERAALSNQDVDQLLLDSITDAEITFDDATEEIIAIKHNMESGYALDPQVIKIGATPKEMALIEENLELLPGVSVEPYYQRDYPFGETFQSFLGSYRQIPAEQRASYQAKGYGLNDRVGTSYLEQQYEEILRGTPAYDVFTTYKGEPVGEPTRVSGNPGKDIILSTDIEFQKEIDEILKKAIRAGRSGSPHFDRAFAVVMNPQTGELLALSGQELDYETNEFKDVSTGTVLRASQIGSTIKGATVAFGLEEEVIQPGEYIYDTPIRIGSSLKSSYRNMGNINDLDALALSSNIYMFQIALRLADYYSTGQIVGENVTEAFNTMEHYYKQFGLGIETGIDLPYESIGFRSVPDRVTLLMDMSIGQFISYTPIQLAQYTSTLANGGYRIQPHLLKEIIEPGSLDESNKQVVSTFQPNALNKVDIRDEFIQRARQGFRQGVESGTSRILQQTGITAAGKTGTAQAIAEGPDGQAKRNANGEPIKTLNSNHVGWAPYDDPEIAWAIIMPGLEAEGINTRVAHDIMKAYFDLEDVQAQLQ